From the genome of Thermoflexus sp.:
AAACTCCGGAACACCCACGATGTGAACACCATATCGCTCGCGCATCGTGGCCTTGAGTTCTTCGTCCCCTTTGAGGTCCTTATCTCCGGTCACCAAGTATAGAACTCTGCCGGAGATGGCCACGTTCAGAAAGATGTCGTCTTTGGGGTCGCGGCACAATGTCACATGAACTGACGGTTTTACCATTTCCGCTCGTTCGTAGATGAGCCTGCCCAGTTCCTCGATGTCCTCCCCAGTGAAATACCGGCGAAATTTGGGACGAGCCAGCACCTCAAACAGTTCGGCAAGCAGCTCCTCTGATGTTACGAGGATGAATTGCCCATCTTTCCACGCTTCTATAAGAATGTCGCCGGCCCTTTTAGCAAACCTCGGACGAACAGGTTCGTATCAACCACCGCTCTGGGTGTGGATAGCCGTTCGGGCGCGTTCGACTTCGGCATCGACCTCTTCCTCGCCGATGGGGAACTGATCCACGCGAGCCCATACGCGCGCCAACAGCGCTTCCAGGCGCTCGTGCCATGGCCGTGACTCAATGGCCTGCCGAACGATCTCCTGCTCCTCGGGTTTCAGTTGACGAACTATGGCCAGAATCTGATCCAGGGTCAGTTCCAGTTCCACCTGTTGGATCCTTACCTTCGGCATTCCGATAACCTCCTTTCATAAAAGCCGTGCGCAGGGGGCGGTCGGCAGCTCACCTGATCCCAGTCGCTTAAATTATATGCCCTTGTCCGGTCAGCTGCCATCGGCCTTAGCCGGCGGCTTGCCGTAGCGGGACAAGCGCACCACCCGCCAACAGGCCGGCTGGCGGCGGCCCCGGCGGCGATATGGATCGCCGCCACCCGGGCGACGGGGGCGGGGTAGCCACACGACCAGATGCGAGCTCGGATCGCGATCTCCGGTTTTTCTTCTCCGTATGCCTGCATATGGGGCAAGAGTTTGAAAAGCTCCGGGAGAACCCACCCTGCAGACCGCAAGCCCGTTCACCGGATTAAAATACATACATACTCGAGGCATTCTGTCGCAGGAGGGGTCGGATGTTCGGTTACGCCGGACGCATTCTGCATGTCGATCTCTCGGCCGGACGTCTGTGGGTGGAGGAGCCGGACGAGGCGTTCTACCGGACTTACTGGGGCGGCAGCGCGATGGGGCTGTATTACGTGCTGAGGCACACACCGCCCGGCATCGATCCTTTCGATCCCCGCAACACCCTCACGTTCTTCCTCAGCGCGGCCACCGGCCTCCCCATCTCCGGTCAGAGCCGGGCCACCGCCAACGCCAAATCCCCCCTTACCGGCCTGATCGGCGACTCCCAGGCCGGCGGCTTCTGGCCCGCCGAGCTCAAGTTCGCCCGATTCGACGGCATCGTGATCTACGGGCGGGCGCCGAAGCCGGTCTACCTCTGGATCCACGACGGAGAGGCGGAGCTGCGGGACGCGACCCACCTCTGGGGGCGCACCACCGGCGAGGTGGAGGACATCCTCTATGAAGAGCTGGGCGACGACCAGATCGAGATCGCCCAGATCGGCCCGGCCGGCGAACGCCTCGTTCGATTCGCCGCCATTATGAACATGCGCAATCGCGCCCACGGCCGCACCGGGATGGGCGCGGTGATGGGCTCCAAAAACCTCAAGGCCATCGCCGTGCGGGGCCGCTGGCGCCCGTCGGCATACGACGCCCGGGCCCTTCAACAGTTGAACAAACAGGGTCCGGCCGCCTACGAGGCAAACCTGGCGGTCAAAAACCTGGGGATCTATGGAACCGCCAGCGTGCTGGCGGCCCAGAACGCCGCCGGCGGCCAGCCGACGCGCAACTACACCAGCGGCTTCTTTGAGGAAGCCGATCGCATCACCGGCGAGCGGATGGCCGAGACCATCCTGAAGGAGCGCGATACCTGTTACGCCTGTGTGGTCCGCTGCAAGCGGGTGGTGGAGACGGAGTGGCGGGGCCGCTCGGTGGACCCCCTCTATGGCGGGCCGGAGTATGAGACCCTTTCCACCTTCGGCTCCTACTGTGGGGTCAGCGATCTTGAGGCCATCGCCCTGGCGAACCAGATCTGCAATCAGTATGGGGTGGATACGATCTCCTGCGGGGCGACCATCGCCTTCGCCATGGAGTGTTTCGAGCGGGGGATCCTCCCGGAGGCCGAGGTGGGCTTTCCCCTGCGCTTCGGCGACGCGGAGGCGATGATCCGCCTGCTGGAGCGGATCGTGCGGCGCGAGGGCATCGGGGATGTCCTGGCAGAAGGCTCCGCCCGGGCAGCTCAGATCATCGGCCGCGGGGCGGAAGATCTCGTGGTCGCCGTGAAGGGCCAGGAGCTCCCCGCCCATATGCCCCAGGTCAAGCGCTCCCTGGCCCTGATCTACGCCGTCAACCCCTTCGGCGCCGATCACCAGTCCAGCGAGCACGACACCCTCTACATGCCCAAATCCCCCCGCCTTTTCCTGGACCGGCTGGCTGTCCTCGGCCTGACCGACCCGCAACCGCCCCGGGTTCTGAACGAGGCGAAAATCCGCTTCGCCTATGAGACCCAGAAGTTTTACAGCTTTCTGGACACGGCGGACCTGTGCCAGTTCGTCTTCGGGCCTTCCTGGCAGCTCTACGGGCCGGAGGAGCTGGTGGCGCTCATGCGCGCGGTGACCGGATGGGAGGTGACCCTGGAGGAGGTGATGCGGGTGGGCGAGCGAAGGCTGAACATGCTGCGGGCTTTCAACGCCCGGGAAGGGGCGGGGCGGGATCGGGACACTTTGCCGAAGCGGCTGTTCGAGCCCCTGCGGGGCGGCAAAACCGATGGGCTGAGCGTGGATCGGGAGGAATGGGAAGCAGCCCTCGCCCGCTATTATGAAATGGCCGGCTGGGATCCCCAGACCGGGATGCCCACCCCGGAGAAACTGCGGGAACTGGGTCTGGAATGGATCCTCTCGTAGGAAACGTCCTGCAGTGATTCCTCACCGCACCCGGGCAGGGGTTCCGTCGCTGGCCCCTCCCGGGAGGCATTCAGGGCTGCGGGGTGCCTCTGGAACTCCTCGCAGCCCTGAATTTTCTGGCGGCCCCGCCGCCCGCCCCATGACCCCGAAACCCGATCGGTATGCTTCTGCGAGCCCGCTGATCTTCCTTTAACTCAACGTTTGCGGATCTTTTATCCCCCGCTAACGCTCCTCTTAGGCCTTCCGCTTACGATGAAGGCTGGAAAAGCCCCAGGGGTGCAGGCAAAACCGCCCCCGAAAGGAGGTGAGGCCTATGGCGCGCGAGCTGATGATCCGGGATCCGTTCGACGCGGCGTTCATGACCCTGCGCGAGGCGATCGACCGCCTGTTCGATCAGGCGTTTGTGCGGCCCT
Proteins encoded in this window:
- a CDS encoding putative toxin-antitoxin system toxin component, PIN family encodes the protein MLIEAWKDGQFILVTSEELLAELFEVLARPKFRRYFTGEDIEELGRLIYERAEMVKPSVHVTLCRDPKDDIFLNVAISGRVLYLVTGDKDLKGDEELKATMRERYGVHIVGVPEFLAILSAHGRRP
- a CDS encoding aldehyde ferredoxin oxidoreductase family protein — protein: MFGYAGRILHVDLSAGRLWVEEPDEAFYRTYWGGSAMGLYYVLRHTPPGIDPFDPRNTLTFFLSAATGLPISGQSRATANAKSPLTGLIGDSQAGGFWPAELKFARFDGIVIYGRAPKPVYLWIHDGEAELRDATHLWGRTTGEVEDILYEELGDDQIEIAQIGPAGERLVRFAAIMNMRNRAHGRTGMGAVMGSKNLKAIAVRGRWRPSAYDARALQQLNKQGPAAYEANLAVKNLGIYGTASVLAAQNAAGGQPTRNYTSGFFEEADRITGERMAETILKERDTCYACVVRCKRVVETEWRGRSVDPLYGGPEYETLSTFGSYCGVSDLEAIALANQICNQYGVDTISCGATIAFAMECFERGILPEAEVGFPLRFGDAEAMIRLLERIVRREGIGDVLAEGSARAAQIIGRGAEDLVVAVKGQELPAHMPQVKRSLALIYAVNPFGADHQSSEHDTLYMPKSPRLFLDRLAVLGLTDPQPPRVLNEAKIRFAYETQKFYSFLDTADLCQFVFGPSWQLYGPEELVALMRAVTGWEVTLEEVMRVGERRLNMLRAFNAREGAGRDRDTLPKRLFEPLRGGKTDGLSVDREEWEAALARYYEMAGWDPQTGMPTPEKLRELGLEWILS